TCGGCTAGATTCAGCTGTTGTAGTGCTGCCTGAATACGGGCTGGCGTGAAATAGTCCCCATAAGCGTGTTGCTGGCTAAGCGCTAATTCTTCAGCCATGGTAATCGTTAAGAATTGTGTCTCAGCCTCTTGGAATAAGAGTGCGACTTGTCGCGCATATGGGGTACGCTTGATTTTTTTGATGTCACGGCCAGCGTAACTAATCGTGCCTAGATAGGGTGCCAGCCGGACGAGTGCTTCAAAAAGAGTTGATTTGCCGCTGCCATTTGGGCCCGTAATCAAGGTATTGTGATGCTGACATAACAATAGGTCAGTGGGTGCTAACAAGAGCCGGGTTCCGGCCGTTAGTTGCACGTTAGCAAGCTTAAACAAGGGCGTCGCAGTTGGCGCCGGTAAGGGCCAGGTTGGCGTTTCAAAGGCCGTTAGTAATGAGACCCACTGATTGGATGGCAACGTGGCTAGGCCTTGGGTTGCAGTAATCTGGACCAGATTATCAATGAGTTGAGCATAACCAGTGAAATCATGGTCCGCTAAAATAATGGTTTTACCAGCTTGGTCACGGAGCTGAACGAGACACTGTAACAGACTTGCCCGGGCGGCTGGATCAACGCTAGCAAAAGGTTCGTCTAATAAAATGACATCACTATCCATGGCGACAATGACCGCTAAAGCGACTTTTTGTTTTTCCCCACCGGATAACTGATCCAACAAACGGTGGCGGAGTGCCCCGATGCCGACCAAGTCTAAAGCATGGGTGATTTTTGCTGGCATGGCGGCCGGGTCGACTTGGCGATTCTCTAACGCAAAGATTAATTCATTTTCAACTGTATCCATAGCGAATTGCTGGTTCGGATTTTGAAACATTAACGCGACTTGACCAGCACGTTTGGTGAGCGGTAAGTCGGTGAGCCGTGTTTGATCATAATAAATAGCATCGGTAGCGGCGGTTGCAGGTAATAAGCCGGCCATCAATTTGAGTAAGGTGGATTTGCCTGTTCCGGATGGCCCCGTGAGTAAAGTGAACCGGTGGGCCGGAAAGGTGAGCGTTGCCTGATCAAAGATGGGCGTTTGCGCCGCCGGATACGTGTAAGTGAGTTTTTTAAGCGCAATCGTTGCCATCAAAAAGCCCCTTTTCTAATTAGTGTGCGTTGTAAAAACATGACTACGATCTAATAAATTGGTGATTAAGCGAGTTAAGACGCCGCCGAATAAGAACATGGAGCAGAAGCGGACGACGAAATACAAGATTAGTAACCAAAGTTGGAGCTTGATATAGCCGTTGCGGGCCAAGTCCCAAGCAAAGGTGACAATGGTGGTCGTCAGGGCTGAAGTAGTCAGGCCTAACCAGTCGTAGTGTCGATAACGGGTGACCACATAACCTAATTCAGCGCCGATACCTTGCGTTACCCCCGAAATCAAAGTTGAAATGCCCCATTGACCACCAAAAAACATTTCGACGATTGAAGCGAGTAGTTCCCCCAGTGTCGCCGCCCCTTTTAGGCGTATGAGGTAGCCAGCTAACATCCCTGGCATACACCAAAGGCCCAATAAGAGTTCATTTGCGAGTCCCGATAGTCCAACGGGCGCTAAGAGGGCCGTTAAAACATCGTAAACATAGTTAGTTCCCATAAAAATTGCGCCAAAAAAAATCCCAATTAACGCAATCAAAATAATATCACTTAAATGCCATGCTTTTGTCCAGTTCATCAATAAAACCTCCCCAATAATGTGGCATTCATGCATTCGGTAGACTAAAAACGGCCACCATTAGTCATAAATAACTAGTGGTGGCCGGCTAAAGTCCGTATTGATGGTTCCCTAAAAGCATTGCTCCCTGCGCTGGCATTGTCCAGATTCAGGTTCAATGGGTATTATCTCAGCCGTTTGGCACCCCAGTTGCTATGAATGTTACGCTTAGTGTAACCGAATTCAGTGGGGCATGCAACGACTTCTTACCAAGGGTGAGCAAAGTTCATTGGAAAATCTTGATTTTGTGCTTTACTATAAGTTAGTAAACTTGCAAGTTAATCAAGTGGCAGTCAAGTTGGAGGTTGTTAGGATGACAACAATATATGATTTTAAAGAGACTGAAATGAACGGCGACTTACTCGCATTAGAGCAGTATCGTGGGCAAGTGATTTTAATTGTTAATACGGCTAGTAATTGTGGCTTAGCACCGCAGTTTAAAGGCTTAGAAGCGTTGTATCTAAAATATAAAGCTGAGGGGTTAGTCGTTTTAGGCTTGCCTTCGAATCAATTTCACCAAGAAAAGGCGGATGATGCGGCGACCCATGACTATTGTCAACGGCATTATGGCGTCACTTTTCCGATGACCAAACGGGTGTTAGTCAATGGTGAGGACGAAGATCCATTGTTTGCTTACCTGAAACAAACGGCGGGACATGGTCGGATTAAATGGAACTTCACAAAATTTTTAATTGGTCGTGATGGGCGCGTCTTAAATCGGTTTGCACCTACTACGCGACCAGAAACATTTGAAGCAGCGATTCGCGATGCATTAGCGGATCGGTCATAAGACGGGAGGAATTTAGTGTGGAAACTTATACATTACGCGATGGCTTAACGGTGCCAAAGGTTGGCTTTGGAACCTATAAATTGAATGGTGCACAAGGTGTTCAAGTGATTGATAGTGCCATTGATCGCGGATACCGGTTATTGGATACGGCTTTCAATTATGAAAACGAGGGGGCCGTTGGTGAAGCAGTGCGGCGGACAACGGTGCCGCGCTCTGACTTAATTATTTCGTCGAAGCTGCCCGGCCGGCATCATACTTATCATGAAGCGATTGCGACGATTGAAGAATCCTTATATCGGGCAGGGTTAGATTATTATGACCTCTATCTGATTCATTGGCCCAATCCTAAGGAGGACCACTATGTAGAAGCTTGGCAGGCTTTGATTGATGCCCAAAAGTTTGGGCTGGTGCGGTCAATCGGCGTATCGAACTTTTTGCCAGCTCATCTGGATCGCCTAGCGCAGGAAACGGGTGTGCTACCGGTGATTAATCAAGTTGAACTCCATCCGTACTTCAATCAAGCGGATCAGCGTGACTATGACACGGCGCACGGTATCTTAACGCAAGCTTGGAGCCCGCTTGGACGGGCCAGTGAGCTGTTAAAAAATCCAACGCTTAAAAAGCTGGCGGCTACCTATGACAAAAATGTGGGTCAATTGATCTTACGCTGGGAAACGCAACTCGGGGTACTGCCAATTCCGAAGTCTTCGACCCCCGGACGACAAGCCGGCAATCTCGACATTTTTGATTTTGAAATTTCGACGGCAGATATGGCAACCATTAATGGGTTAAATCAGGCGGATGGCCGACTGAAAGCTCAGGACCCCGCTGTTTATCAAGAATTTTAGGCTGGATTACGACATTTAAAAATATGACGTGGACAAAAAATAAGTGTGTTAAGAATTCGCAAAATTCTTAACACACTTATTTTTTGGGGTTCCTTATCAACCAGTGTTGATGAGGAAAATTTGGGTTCACTTTAACTTAGATTGTACATCTAATATTTTGTGGTTATCAATTTAGAAACCAAACCGATTGATAAAACTTATTGGCTTAGGAATACTCGTATACAGTTCTTGATTGTGACAGATGATTAAAAATAATATTAAGAAAATCGCTTTACTATATTATACCATAACGGTATAATGACTATTGAGGTGGAAGAATGTATGGAGTACTTTGCTGAAAATCGCAAGCTCACAAAAATATTGAACGATTCCCGTTTGCTAGTTAAAACTTTTGGCCATGATCGAGCTAAACGAATTAAAGCTCGCCTTGATGAGTTCAACGCTGCTGATACGCTGCAGCAAATTCCTTTTGATCCACCGCCTCGCTGTCATCGATTGCGTAACAATTTAGAAGGCAAATTTGCCGTTGATGTCAGCAAGAATTTCCGCATTGTTTTTGAGGGTTACGATAAAGCTGATCAATTTTCAGTTGAAAAGTCATCAATTGTAACTGTTCAAATTATAAAGATTGAAGACTATCATTAAGGAGTTGAAGAGTATGTTGCATCGCGAGAATATTATTCGGAAGTATCACACAAGTTCAGCTGCCGATTTAATTAAAGAAACCATGGACTTTTATCAAATTACCCAAACTGATTTAGCCGCTCGATTAGGCGTTAGTCAGAAAAACATTTCAGATATTCTTAAACGCAAACGATTCATAAATGAGTTATTGGCTTTACGAATTGAAACAGTTATGGGTATTTCTAGTCAATTACTCCTTAACTTGGATGTTAACTTTAAATTACATCAGGCTAAGGAAAATACCAAACAGTCTGAACCCAAGCATCAATCAGATAAGTTCCTTAAACGATATGATTGGGTATCAGCATAAGTTTAAATAATAGAGATAGTAGTAAAGCAAGCAGTCTTAGGTATGGTGCTTGTCAGTGAGTTGATGAGGGAAATTTTAGGCCTTATGAATCGCAATAATTTTAACTTGATAATGACCATTGGGCGCCATGACGGTGACGATGTCATCAACCGTGTGTTGGTTCAGGGCGGCACCAATGGGCGAGGTGAATGAGATTTTATTATCAGTTAGGTTGGCTTCTTGTTTACCGACTAATTGATAAGTCACGCGGTCGTGGTCGTCCATGAATTCTAACGTGACTGATTTGCCAATATCAAGTTGGTCATTATCAGCCGGCGTAACGACTTTAGCGTACTGCAATTGCTTATTTAAAAAGCGAACGCGACTCTCCAGACGGCCCAAATCACGTTTAGCATTCGTATATTCGGCGTTTTCAGAGCGGTCACCTAGCGCTGCGGCTGCGGCCAGCACTTTGATGCGGTGCGGACGTTGGGCAATCAATTCGGCAATTTCTTGCTCAATCGCGTGGTAACCGGCTGCTGTCATTTTATTAAAGGTTGGTTCCATGGGTTAAAACCTCACATTACTTGGATTTTGCTGACAATAGTTTACCGCAAATTTATTTGAATTGGTACCAGATGGGTGTTAGTTAGATAATCGGCGACAGGTTAGTGTTAATTAAGTAGGAATTGGCTCGGCAGACGGGTTGCAATTAAGACCAAAAAAATAGCCAATAGCTTTACAGCTTTGGCTAGTTGTAAGGTTTCTCACGCCTTACGGAGTTACGAACACTTTCAGTATAGGCAAATTAATGAAAAAATACAATTGTTATGTTATTAAAGAAGTGGCATTAATGATGAATATGGTAACGATTACAAAGAAAAATAAAATATTTTGAACAAACTGCTTGAATTTTAGTCTAGACCAATATACAATTGGACTATACCAAACAAAGAGGGAGTCAGTTAATTATGAAAGTTATCGTAGTAAAGGATCAAGCTGCCGGCGGCAAAGAAGGATTTAAGGTCTTTAAGGATGCCTTAGATGATGGGGCTAAAGTATTTGGGTTGGCAACTGGTTCAACACCCGTTACAACTTATCAAGAAATCGTAAAGAGTGACTTAGATTTCAGTAACTGCACATCCGTTAACTTGGATGAATATGTTGGTATTGCACCAGACAACGACCAAAGTTATAAGTACTTCATGCAATCACATTTATTTGACCAAAAGCCATTCAAGGCATCATTCTTACCAAATGGGTTAGCTGCTAATCCAGATGAAGAAGTTAAACGTTATGATAAGGTTATCGACGAACATCCAATTGATTTACAAATCTTAGGAATTGGTCGGAATGGTCATATTGGGTTCAACGAACCTGGTACTTCTCGTGATGTCACGACCCATGTTGTTGATTTGACACCATCAACCATCGAAGCCAACGCTCGGTTCTTTGCCAGCGAAAATGATGTGCCTAAGCAAGCCTTCTCAATGGGCTTAGCTTCAATCATGAAGAGCAAGCACTTATTGCTTGAAGCCTTTGGCGAAAACAAAGCAGATGCAGTTAAGGGCATGATTGAAGGTCCTGACACGCCAGATTTACCAGCCAGCATTTTGCAAAATCATCCTAACGTTACCGTTATTATTGATGAAGCCGCAGCTAGCAAATTAAGCAAAAAATATTAATTTAAACGCATATTAGAAGCTTAGCATCACAAAACCGCTTTGGTTTTGTGATGCTTTTTTGCTGATTGAAAAATAATCGAAAAAACGCCACCCTGAAACTGATCAAGGTGGCGTTTTGGGTATCAAGTTATAGATTCTGGCCTTTTTCCCAACTTGTTGCCGATAATAATAAGCTTTGTTTAACCAGCTGATCGAATAAGGCATAGGTCCGTTTTGAAATCTCACCGGCTGTTTCAGCGTTTGCCCGCGTTAAAGTGGTCGTTACATTTTTCCCTTGAACCATGGCATCCGTTTTAGCCACACGACCCAGCGCATAGGATTGGCAATCTTCACGAAAGGCATTAACCGTGGTAGCAAAGTCGTGCCAGTGTGGTTCAATCAAAGCGGATAAGGTTTTGTTTAACCAGTAAACATTATGGCTATCGACCGTGGCCGTTGTATTGCGGTAGTCCAGCGGTGTGTCATTAATGTTGGTAAAGAATGGGACGGCAGGTGCATAAGCGAACAAGCCCATCGTTACCCATTGAATCGCCGCTTGCTCGGCCGGAACATCGTTGCGGATTTGCAAGATGGATTGGCATTGATTGCGGTCCATCGCAATCGAACGGTACCGCTTTTGTTCCGCAACGGTTCCAGAAGCATAGGTGTCGAATGGATCGTACGGCGTGCCATTATAGTGTGAAGATAGGAAGAACTGAACGTCGTCAACCGCTAATAAACGGCTGGGTTTACGATACATTGGCATCGTTTGATCGGTCGGTTGTTGCGTGGTTACCTCAGGATTGAACAAGGTTTGCCCGTACCAAGTTCGCGGCGTGTTGTAGTAAGCATCGTCTTCGCCATGGGTCCCAAAAATCTGACGGAAATTAAAGTGATCAGGAGTGGGATTCAAATGGTTTTGGTTAACAAAGGCCACTAAATC
This region of Lactobacillus sp. CBA3605 genomic DNA includes:
- a CDS encoding C69 family dipeptidase, producing MNKSSDCTEILVGKAASIDGSTMVARNEDGYGPINPIKFVVHPAIDQPNATFTSVTTGVTVPLPDHAYRYTGTPQADQSDGQYEEAGINDYNVGMSATETTATNARVLGYDPLVTDGINEEAMVTLVLPYIKSAKAGVQRLGALIEKYGTGESNSIAFNDHDDIWLLETAGGHHWGAMRLPEATYAIVPNQMVMEELDLSDPDNFLGATDLVAFVNQNHLNPTPDHFNFRQIFGTHGEDDAYYNTPRTWYGQTLFNPEVTTQQPTDQTMPMYRKPSRLLAVDDVQFFLSSHYNGTPYDPFDTYASGTVAEQKRYRSIAMDRNQCQSILQIRNDVPAEQAAIQWVTMGLFAYAPAVPFFTNINDTPLDYRNTTATVDSHNVYWLNKTLSALIEPHWHDFATTVNAFREDCQSYALGRVAKTDAMVQGKNVTTTLTRANAETAGEISKRTYALFDQLVKQSLLLSATSWEKGQNL
- a CDS encoding aldo/keto reductase, with product METYTLRDGLTVPKVGFGTYKLNGAQGVQVIDSAIDRGYRLLDTAFNYENEGAVGEAVRRTTVPRSDLIISSKLPGRHHTYHEAIATIEESLYRAGLDYYDLYLIHWPNPKEDHYVEAWQALIDAQKFGLVRSIGVSNFLPAHLDRLAQETGVLPVINQVELHPYFNQADQRDYDTAHGILTQAWSPLGRASELLKNPTLKKLAATYDKNVGQLILRWETQLGVLPIPKSSTPGRQAGNLDIFDFEISTADMATINGLNQADGRLKAQDPAVYQEF
- a CDS encoding helix-turn-helix domain-containing protein, encoding MLHRENIIRKYHTSSAADLIKETMDFYQITQTDLAARLGVSQKNISDILKRKRFINELLALRIETVMGISSQLLLNLDVNFKLHQAKENTKQSEPKHQSDKFLKRYDWVSA
- the greA gene encoding transcription elongation factor GreA encodes the protein MEPTFNKMTAAGYHAIEQEIAELIAQRPHRIKVLAAAAALGDRSENAEYTNAKRDLGRLESRVRFLNKQLQYAKVVTPADNDQLDIGKSVTLEFMDDHDRVTYQLVGKQEANLTDNKISFTSPIGAALNQHTVDDIVTVMAPNGHYQVKIIAIHKA
- a CDS encoding glutathione peroxidase, with translation MTTIYDFKETEMNGDLLALEQYRGQVILIVNTASNCGLAPQFKGLEALYLKYKAEGLVVLGLPSNQFHQEKADDAATHDYCQRHYGVTFPMTKRVLVNGEDEDPLFAYLKQTAGHGRIKWNFTKFLIGRDGRVLNRFAPTTRPETFEAAIRDALADRS
- a CDS encoding type II toxin-antitoxin system RelE/ParE family toxin; its protein translation is MEYFAENRKLTKILNDSRLLVKTFGHDRAKRIKARLDEFNAADTLQQIPFDPPPRCHRLRNNLEGKFAVDVSKNFRIVFEGYDKADQFSVEKSSIVTVQIIKIEDYH
- a CDS encoding ABC transporter ATP-binding protein; this encodes MATIALKKLTYTYPAAQTPIFDQATLTFPAHRFTLLTGPSGTGKSTLLKLMAGLLPATAATDAIYYDQTRLTDLPLTKRAGQVALMFQNPNQQFAMDTVENELIFALENRQVDPAAMPAKITHALDLVGIGALRHRLLDQLSGGEKQKVALAVIVAMDSDVILLDEPFASVDPAARASLLQCLVQLRDQAGKTIILADHDFTGYAQLIDNLVQITATQGLATLPSNQWVSLLTAFETPTWPLPAPTATPLFKLANVQLTAGTRLLLAPTDLLLCQHHNTLITGPNGSGKSTLFEALVRLAPYLGTISYAGRDIKKIKRTPYARQVALLFQEAETQFLTITMAEELALSQQHAYGDYFTPARIQAALQQLNLADHTDQVIYTLSEGQKKKLQILTMLIMQTPVLLMDEPLKGLDLASVHALVTLLQTTQTATQQTLIIISHQLTGLTPLIDYHLRFEQQHLRYPEVHA
- a CDS encoding ECF transporter S component: MNWTKAWHLSDIILIALIGIFFGAIFMGTNYVYDVLTALLAPVGLSGLANELLLGLWCMPGMLAGYLIRLKGAATLGELLASIVEMFFGGQWGISTLISGVTQGIGAELGYVVTRYRHYDWLGLTTSALTTTIVTFAWDLARNGYIKLQLWLLILYFVVRFCSMFLFGGVLTRLITNLLDRSHVFTTHTN
- a CDS encoding glucosamine-6-phosphate deaminase, whose translation is MKVIVVKDQAAGGKEGFKVFKDALDDGAKVFGLATGSTPVTTYQEIVKSDLDFSNCTSVNLDEYVGIAPDNDQSYKYFMQSHLFDQKPFKASFLPNGLAANPDEEVKRYDKVIDEHPIDLQILGIGRNGHIGFNEPGTSRDVTTHVVDLTPSTIEANARFFASENDVPKQAFSMGLASIMKSKHLLLEAFGENKADAVKGMIEGPDTPDLPASILQNHPNVTVIIDEAAASKLSKKY